The Triticum urartu cultivar G1812 chromosome 5, Tu2.1, whole genome shotgun sequence genome contains the following window.
AAGGTTAAAAATTGCGGATATCGGGTTCGTATAGGATTGCCCTCGACATATCGGATATCGGATATCGGGTGATATATCGGACGATATGTAGTTATATCGGAAATTAAAATTGGTCTATAATTTTCTATCTGAAGTGTTATACTTTCCATGCATTTTTAACATAATATGGAGTAAACTATGGAGATAAAATTGAACACACATCATGCATGCCGAATTCACATGTACGAAAAATTGGTTCTCAAGCATGTAATAACCAAAACAGTAAGAAAAAAAGCATAGGATGAAAAAAAATAACACATAAAGTCATAAACTCCATATCCAGTTCAAGTGCATCACGATTCACGAGTAAATAGTTCAAACATATTTCAATTAAGTGCGTGTGGGCATAATAGTAAATATTGATCTAGTCGCTTCATTGTAGATTTTAGTCATCATCAAGGAAATTGTCCTCATTTTCTCCATCATCACTTGAAGAATCATCCATTAACTGCATGGCTGTATCATCTTCGTCACAGTCAGAAGACTCTTCTTCAGCCTCCATGGTGCGGGCTCTCTTCGACTTGCTCGACGAACCTTTGCTCAGTGCTCTCTTCTTCTCATTTACGCCAGCCTGAGCCGGTTCATCTTGTTCACCATCATAATCAGATGCATTTTCTCCTTCTCCATCTTGTTCTTCAACAATATTTTCTTGCTGCTGCCCTTCAACACTCGCCTCCCCTTCAATCCACTCATTCGGTGGTTCATCATCAACAAACTTTACAGCTAATGGGTCTCTCTTCCTTTGAGCATACATCCACTGAAGCCTCTTGTTAAACATGACATAGACAAGAGAATTCAATCTCTTCTGTGTTAATCTCGTCCTTTTCTTGGTATGGACCTAAAATGAAGCAGCCATTAAGATCCAAGAAGCACAATACGCTACATGAAAAGGTAGTGCATAAAGTAAGTGATGTGCGTACCCTCTCAAATGCACTCCAGTTCCTTTCACACGCAGATGAGCTACACGTCAAATTTAGAATCTTGATAGCCATGTTTCTTAATTCCTTTGCACCCGTGCCATGTGCCGCCCACCAATTTGCTGCAAATATAACCGAATTTAAGTTAGAAATTTGACAAGATAAATATTGTTGAAaccaaaaagagagagagagagcttttACCTGGGGTGATAGTTGTACTTTTCCTTTGTCGAATAGCCATTGCAGAGCCAAAAGAAACAGTGCCATTAGTGTACATATTTAGCTGGGCAACAATCATGTCTTGTAATTTGTCATTATCATGGTACACACGACCTACACACTGTACAACTGCTGCGACGAAAACCTCTTCCTCCAACTCTGCCTTGTTCTCATAATAAAAGAATGGATTCAAGTAATATCCAGCTTTATGCAATGGAGTCTTGAGTTTGTCGTTCCACCTTTCGTCTATAATATCCCAAATGAAACCATATTTCTTTGCATTTCCATCAAAACGGACAGCAATTTCCTTTTTTGCATTTTCAAGATCACCATAAAGGTAACCCATAGCAGGAACATCTCCATCCATCCTTCTAAGTACAAATGCTAGTGGCTCAAAATAGTTTATAAGTCGCAAAATTGATGACCAAAAATCGTTGCCCATGACCAACTTAGCAATAACTTTTCCTGCTTTTTGCTTAGCAAACCTAGAGTCGCTCCACTTTGTTGATCCGAACATTTCTTTCAGTTCTTTTCTTTTGTCATACAGACTTTTCAAATTAAGGTAGCAAGTGGCAAACCGAGTCATTCTAGCTCGAACTAAATCACGATCACCAGTAAAAGAACGCATCATAGACAACACTCTAGTGTGGGCATAAATGTAACATGTAATAGACTTTGCTTTCTTAATTGTATTCTGGATAGCAGGCTTCTTACCAATGTCCTCAAGCATTAGATCAATGGTATGTGCTGCACAAGGAGTCCAAAATATCTGAGGATATTTCTGTTTTAGTAACTTTGCTGCAGCCATGTTATTTGAAGCATTATCGGTCACTACTTGTAAAACCTTCTCCGGACCAATTTCATCTATGCATGAGTGTACCAAAGAGTAGATGTAATTAGCATCATGAACATCTGCAGAAGCATCTATATCTCGGAGAAACCACACACCTCTAGCAGAATGAGATACCAAGTTCATTAGGCTTCTTCCCCGTCGATCTGTCCAAGCATTTGTCAAAAGAGAGCATCCAGTCAATGACCATGCCTCCTTATGTGCATTTGCATATTCATCTAGTGATCTGACTCTGTTCTCCAACAAAGGAGTGCCAAGCTGATAAGGAGATGGCTTCTTCAATCGTGGGCCATATTGTCCAATAGCTTCTATCATTAAATCGAATGAATCAAGGCGAACGGCATTTAATGGAATTCCAGCTTCGTAAAACCAATCTGCAATGTATTCATGAGCTCTCTGTTTCTCCTTCAACTTGTATGTTTCATTTAGTGTGGTTTGAGTGCAAGTCCGAGAATTCTTTCCTTTTCCACGAGCTTCTTCTGGTTTCTCACGATAACAGTCAAGTGGTCCTTTATTCAAAGACCTCTTTCGCACTAAACTGGTTGATTGATCTTGCTCATCGTCGTCCTCCTCAGCAATATGAACCTGACTTCTAGGTTTGTTCAACTCTTCTTCTTTATCTAGTTTCTTTTGTTCTGCTACCTCAAGGATAGTCTTCATCTTATCCCTAACATCTTGAGGAACTTGTGTGCATGGGGTAACCTGGCCTCTCAATCCAGCTAAATGTTGCTTCATCCTGGTGATTCCTCCACTGAAGATACTTTTACAGAAATTACATCCAACATTGTTCGGGTGCTTCTCACTTGGCGAAAATGCATACTCCCAAGCTGAATCCTTTTTTGGCTTATTTTTGGCTGACACTCCTTCCTGTGTTGCTGATGAAGTCGCACTTGCTGACATGATGATCTAAGAAATTACAAAAAATATTCCTGATTAATAAGCCATAAATCTGAACAAAGAACTAGTGTACTAGTACTAGACGCAAAAAAACAGAGCCACTTAATAAGCCATAAGCAAAAGAAATAGTGTACTAGTGCTAGACGCAAGAAGCATTCAAGAAATGAGGCAATACGGACTTGAGGACAGAATGCACACTCATACTCTATGCTTAAACCTGAATGCGCATTTGCACTGTTTGCTTAAACTTGAATGCGCATATATTtgtactctctctctctctcaaaacTGAACAAGTGCTCTGTTTTTCCTCTGCTTCGTGTGTGCGTGGTAGAAACTGAACTAGCTTGCGCGTGTCTGTGTCCGCCGGCGGCGAGCGAGACGAGGGCCAGCACCCAGCATCCATCACTACTTGCTTGAAGCTCGTGGATTTGCAGCTTGCCAGAGAAGGTTGTACCGTTGCAGATGATGGACGCCAAAGGAACTAATGGCAAGGATGGAGCAGGGTTCCAGCCGGAGAGCAAAGCAGAACGTCGTGTAGTTACCCATCCGCCGTCGCAGCCGGCGGCCGCCAGGGGAAAACGTTCAGGatcgcagccgccgccgccgtcgccaccgctGTGTACTAGTACGCCAAGAAAAAGACCTAGGTCTATTAGTACTAGGCAGGCTTGTGCACGTTTGTGGGCTGGGCTCATCCAGTTTATGTAAATTGGGCCACTTTTACATATCGTCCATATCGGTCAGACATGTATCGGCCTGAAATTGCGGGCTGACCAGCGATATTGCGGCCGGTAAGTTGAGAAACGCAATTCTGGAAACGATAACATAGCTTCGTATCGGTGGGCAGTCAAAACCGATATTGCGCCCGATATTGCGGCCGATATTGCGGCCGATACGACCGATATTTAAAAGCTTGATTTCAGCCAAAtgctcaagccgcaccccgtcgCCATTCAAAGAAAAATGTCAAGGCACAGGGAAATACGCTAGACctgtgagacgtattggaggatAAAGCAAAGCaagcaagatcgatctacagatcgcgaGGGCGCCCCACTACgagagacgataaccgtcacgtcggatacagtaaaagtaaatccggccgggccgaacacagcagacaagactcattcAAGCTGTGTCGTGAcatagcccagtatagaggcgccgcacaccccctatgcttcacagatgaagtaatggatcatcaaatcccagagggtttttAACCCGTAAATactgaatcatacgatggtacaacagatcctgcggtatggattgaggactacgtcctgcatatccacatggcccgtggtgacgatctacacgccatcaaatacctcccactcaagcttaaaggaccagctcggcattggctcaacagcctgccagcagaatccattagctgttgggaatatctggaagccgcattcctcgacaacttccagggcacttatgtgcaaccaccagatgccgatgacttgagccacataattcaacagctagaggaatcggccaggcaattctggacatggttcctaaccaagaaaaatcaaatcgtcgactgtccggatgcagaggccctagcagctttcaagcatatcatccgcgacgagtggcttgcccggcaccttgcccaggaaaagccaaaaactatggcagccctcacgacgctcatgacccgcttttgtgcgggagagggcagctggctggctcgcagcaataacatatcaaagaaccctggtacttcggataccaaggacagcaatggtaggtcacgtcgcaacaaacacaagcgccacATCAACAGCAACAATAcagaggatacggcagtcaatgccggattcagaggctccaagcccggtcagcggaaaaagccatttaaacaaagtactccgggcccgtccagtttggaccgtatactcgatcgctcgtgtcagatacatggcacccccgacaagccagccaaccacaccaacagggattgttgggtgttcaagcaggcgggcaagttaaatgccgaaaacaaagacaaggggctacatagcgacgacgaggaggagccccgaccaCCGAACAacggaggacagaaggggtttcccccacaagtgcggacggtgaacatgatatatgcaacccacatccccaagagggagcggaagcgtgcgttaagggacgtatacgcattggagccagttgccccaaagttcaacccatggtcctcctgtccgatcactttcgatcgcagggactatcccactagtatccgccacggcggattcgccgcattggtcctagacccaatcattgacggatttcacctcacttgagtccttatggacggcggcagcagcctgaaccttctttatcaggacacagtgcgaaaaatgggtatagatccctcaaggattaaacccacaaaaatgaccatTAAAGTCGTCATACCatgtgtagaggcccattgcacaggctcagtcacactggaagtggtcttcggatccccggataatttccgaagcgaggagttaatcttcgatatagtcccgttccgcagtggctatcatgcactgcttgggcgaaccgcatttgcaaaattcaatgcggtgccgcatgatacgtctccaacgtatctataattttttattgctccatgctatattatctactgttttgggcaatattgggctttattatccacttttatattacttttgggactaacctattaaccggaggcccagcccagatttgttgttttatgcctatttcagtgtctcaaagaaaaggaatatcagatggactcgaaacggaacgaaatcaattggagaagttattttcagaaggaaagcaacccaggaaacttggagtgcatgtcagaagatacgggagctgcccacgagggtggggggcgcgcccacccccctagggcgtgccccctgcctcatggggcccccgtggctcccccgACGTACTTCCGGCTCCTATATAttcccatataccctaaaacttccataGGAGAacatagatcaggagttccgccgccgcaagcctctgtagccaccaaaagtcaatcgggaccctgtaccggcaccctgccagagggggggaATCCTCACCGGTGGCcttcttcatcatcccggcactctccatgacgaggagggagtagttcaccctcggggctgagggtatgtaccagtagctatgtgtttgatctctctctctctctcgtgttcttgatttggcacgatcttgatgtatcgcgagctttgctattatagttggatcctatgtttattctccccctcttctctcttgtaatgaattgagtttcccctttgaagtaatcttatcggattgagtctttaaagatttgagaacacttgatgtatgtcttgccgtgcgtatttgtggtgacaatgggatatcacgtgccagttgatgtatgttttggtgatcaacttgctggttccacccatgaactaatgcataggggttggcacacgttttcgtcgtgattctccggtagaaactttgggcactctttgaggttctatgtgttagttgaatagatgaattgagattgtgtgatgcatatcgtataatcatgcccacggatacttgaggtgacaatggagtatctaggtgacattagggttttggttgatttgtatcttaaggtgttattctagtacgaactctagggctgtttgtgacacttataggaatagtccaatagattgattggaaagaataactttgaggtggtttcgtaccctaccataatctctttgtttgttctccgctattagtgactttggattgactctttgttgcatgtggagggatagttatatgacccaactatgttattattgttgagagaacttgcactagtgaaagtatgaaccctaggccttgtttcctagcattgcaataccgtttacgctcacttttaccgttcgttaccttgctgtttttatatttttagattacaaaaacctatatctaccatccatattgcacttgtatcaccatctcttcgccaaactagtgcacctatacaatttaccattgtattgggtgtgttggggacacaagagactctttgttatttggttgcagggttgtttgagagagaccatattcatcctacgcctcccacggattgataaaccttaggtcatccacttgagggaaatttgctactgtcctataaacctctacacttggaggcccaacaacgtctacaagaagaaggttgtgtagtagacatcaagcttttttctggcaccgttgccggggagcaatagcgtggggtgaatattctcgtgtgtgcttgtttcctttatcactaagtaatttttatttgctgttcttagttgttctttatctttagttatggatatggaacacgaaataccaaaaaatttaggtgtacttgctgctcatggagatggggaacctcctaaaaccctcgatgctggttatgtggaagatattatgtactactttaataatcctgagaaaaccccattcaattatgtaatgggagtaacgttggatcaacgtgaatacttaaGGGATTATGGCTtaacacaaaaagggaaactattatgggatcaaattcatatattgaagtggtatgcttgGCAACTATGCGTGagttatgattatacttgttgctctaggatgaatgctccacaccttcccttttcatgcaaatttaatgataataaaaccttagcttcttatgttaatggtatatatgattactatgatgtggaacaaatagaagaatttgttgcttttatgggtgcttatgaaattgaatctatgtgtaaagagtttgaagattttgatgatgctgtttatagatctgaaaatttagctatcctcaaatattgctatgataattatgaatacaatgccgaaattaatgcacttattgagaaagtctccgctgtccaagaagagactaatattttgcaggaatctatggaagaagaaatttgatgaaactgtgagctcattggatgaaaaagatgaggaggagagcgaagaacaaaaggaggaagagcggattgatcacttgtgcccaccttctaatgagagtaaccctccaactcatacattgtttaatttcccttcgtgcttaccgaaggatgattgctatgatgattgttatgatcccattgattctcttgaaatatccctttttgatgatgcttgctatgcttgtggccaagatgccaatattaattatgcttatggagatgaacttgctatagttccttatgttaaacatgaaattgttgctattgcacccacgcatgatagtcctattatcttcttgaattctcccgactacactatatcggagaagtttgcacttattaaggattatattgatgggttgccttttaccattgcacatgatgattttgatgaatataatatgcatgtgctttctactcctacttgcaattattatgagagaggaactatatctccacctctctatgtttccaatatgataaaattgcaagaaactgtttatactatgcattggcctttactatgtgtgcatgaattgttcttttatgacatgccgatgcataggaagagagttagacttcattgtttcatgatatatgttgctttgtgctcactactaaattccaaatcattgttaattaaaattggctttgatataccttgggatccgggtggattcactacttgagcactatatgcctagcttaatggccttaaagaaagcgctgccagggagacaacccggaagttttagagagtcatttatttctgttgagtgctttcatatagtttaaaaacaacaaaaataaagaggggaacccaaaactttttcaaaaagaaaagcgaaagtgagagagacaagcattgttgaagtgggagctagccttgaactttgttcatgctcacgcaaactttgtgaatcttgataacagaaacttttcaataaaaataattatccccttgtacaattccattgtattataaaaataatgtaccaaggtttgcctttaggatgtttacaatgcttgttggtttgtgcggtgcaggacagaaactttggctgtagtgcgcgatttttcattttttactggaacgtcaaatggttctgattctttttgcattgtctttatgtacaaattgtttatttttcctaatgctggcagaatttttcaagtatcataagtatggttaatgttcatattgttacagactgttctgtttgtgacagattctgtttttgatgcatagtttgcttgttttgatgaaactatcaatttatatcagcggattaagccatgaaaaagttatattagagtagacacaatgcaaaaacaaaatatgaattggtttgcaacagtacttagagtagtgatttgctttattatactaactgatcttaccgagttttctgttgaagttttgtgtggatgaagtgttcgatgatcgagaaggtctcgatgtgagaagaaggaagagaggcaagagctcaagcttggggatgcccgaggcaccccaagtaaatattcaaggagactcaagagtctaagcttggggatgctgggaaggtatcccctctttcttcaacaagtatcggtatgttttcggattcgtttcgttcatgcgatatgtgcaatcttggagcgtcttttgcatttcgtttcatttttcttttatgcaccatgctggtatgagatagtccttggttgatttatagaacgCTCTTTGCACtgcacttatatcttttgagtatggctttatagaatgcttcatgtgcttcacttacatcatttgaagtttggattgcctgtttctctttacttagacaatcgccatttgtagaatgcttttttgcttcacttatatttgttagagcgtgggcatatcttttgtagaaagaattaaactctcttgcttcacttatatctatttagagagatgacaggaactggtcattcacatggttagtcataaaatcctacataaaacttgtagatcactgaatatgatatgtttgattccttgcaatagttttgcaatataaagatggtgatattagagtcatgct
Protein-coding sequences here:
- the LOC125506740 gene encoding uncharacterized protein LOC125506740 translates to MAYQRRRIETDLEDFGSRKEKSEKGDLGRDGRKQSNGGDGGGGCDPERFPLAAAGCDGGWVTTRRSALLSGWNPAPSLPLVPLASIICNGTTFSGKLQIHELQASSDGCWVLALVSLAAGGHRHAQASSIIMSASATSSATQEGVSAKNKPKKDSAWEYAFSPSEKHPNNVGCNFCKSIFSGGITRMKQHLAGLRGQVTPCTQVPQDVRDKMKTILEVAEQKKLDKEEELNKPRSQVHIAEEDDDEQDQSTSLVRKRSLNKGPLDCYREKPEEARGKGKNSRTCTQTTLNETYKLKEKQRAHEYIADWFYEAGIPLNAVRLDSFDLMIEAIGQYGPRLKKPSPYQLGTPLLENRVRSLDEYANAHKEAWSLTGCSLLTNAWTDRRGRSLMNLVSHSARGVWFLRDIDASADVHDANYIYSLVHSCIDEIGPEKVLQVVTDNASNNMAAAKLLKQKYPQIFWTPCAAHTIDLMLEDIGKKPAIQNTIKKAKSITCYIYAHTRVLSMMRSFTGDRDLVRARMTRFATCYLNLKSLYDKRKELKEMFGSTKWSDSRFAKQKAGKVIAKLVMGNDFWSSILRLINYFEPLAFVLRRMDGDVPAMGYLYGDLENAKKEIAVRFDGNAKKYGFIWDIIDERWNDKLKTPLHKAGYYLNPFFYYENKAELEEEVFVAAVVQCVGRVYHDNDKLQDMIVAQLNMYTNGTVSFGSAMAIRQRKSTTITPANWWAAHGTGAKELRNMAIKILNLTCSSSACERNWSAFERVHTKKRTRLTQKRLNSLVYVMFNKRLQWMYAQRKRDPLAVKFVDDEPPNEWIEGEASVEGQQQENIVEEQDGEGENASDYDGEQDEPAQAGVNEKKRALSKGSSSKSKRARTMEAEEESSDCDEDDTAMQLMDDSSSDDGENEDNFLDDD